The following proteins are encoded in a genomic region of Ostrea edulis chromosome 7, xbOstEdul1.1, whole genome shotgun sequence:
- the LOC125653621 gene encoding tripartite motif-containing protein 45-like has protein sequence MSSSHSANRPLIMSYEELITCPICLEYFTKPRYLPCLHTYCEDCLSDYISTAYKQDEEGFSCPTCRLFNRIPINENKSPKLAAAGFPVNHLIMTLLDQKNIEQKEVVCQSCFKRGQDAPGKFWCYSCSAALCEICGDFHRSLPILADHRIAPIDDSEDTPSVVSSAHDVCEVHPGKKLEMFCQDHDVPCCVTCTMVNHRKCETVLTLQDAAKGSKDTKESDKIASTIKVLIEDIDSKINMFTKDYETLEKASECRRKEIQKFSDKVIKHVETLNTEFDRKLITERATQMNEIQERKRDLLNMQNMLANCERVLQAAENKCSKVQLLTLIPKLSKLRDESRSKLEDMKKKPTKLHTEIIIDETIKACTNIASLGELKQI, from the coding sequence ATGTCATCTTCCCATTCAGCAAATCGACCTTTAATCATGAGTTACGAAGAATTGATAACTTGTCCCATATGTCTGGAATATTTTACGAAACCTCGCTACCTCCCTTGTCTACATACATACTGTGAAGACTGCCTTTCGGATTACATTTCCACAGCCTACAAACAGGATGAGGAAGGATTTTCATGTCCAACGTGTCGTCTGTTCAATCGTATTCcgattaatgaaaataaatcccCAAAACTGGCGGCAGCGGGTTTTCCGGTTAACCATTTAATTATGACACTGCTTGATCAAAAGAACATAGAGCAGAAAGAAGTTGTTTGCCAATCTTGCTTTAAAAGAGGTCAGGATGCACCTGGGAAATTTTGGTGCTATTCATGCAGTGCTGCCCTTTGCGAGATATGTGGGGACTTCCATAGATCCTTGCCTATTCTTGCCGATCACAGAATTGCTCCCATTGATGATTCTGAAGACACCCCTTCCGTTGTGTCCAGCGCCCATGATGTTTGTGAAGTCCATCCCGGAAAGAAACTTGAAATGTTCTGTCAAGATCATGACGTCCCTTGTTGCGTCACCTGCACCATGGTGAACCATAGAAAATGTGAAACCGTTCTTACACTTCAGGATGCTGCAAAGGGTTCAAAGGATACGAAAGAGAGCGATAAGATTGCCAGTACCATAAAGGTGCTAATTGAAGATATTGACAGTAAAATTAATATGTTTACAAAAGACTACGAAACACTTGAAAAAGCCAGTGAATGTCGCAGAAAGGAAATACAGAAATTTAGTGACAAAGTAATAAAACATGTTGAAACATTGAACACAGAGTTCGACAGAAAACTAATAACAGAACGAGCTacacaaatgaatgaaattcaGGAGCGTAAGCGAGATCTTCTTAACATGCAAAATATGCTAGCTAACTGTGAACGTGTTCTTCAAGCTGCTGAAAATAAGTGTTCAAAGGTACAGTTGTTAACACTTATACCAAAGCTATCAAAACTTCGAGATGAAAGCAGAAGCAAGCTGGaagatatgaaaaagaaacctACCAAACTGCATACGGAAATCATCATTGATGAAACCATTAAAGCATGTACAAATATTGCCTCTCTGGGGGAACTGAAACAAATCTAG
- the LOC125656294 gene encoding uncharacterized protein LOC125656294: MLTNKTSSTTPVTTPQTNDEEDDGGNDSRITNTVLRCPLCKQNLCTPVTLNCLHSFCKECLLRQKTHLQDKDDNDSGRKFLKCPSCQYITPLKDSSEKDIEIEPAVSLLQNSIILTLTDISTGTNLNCEPCRNRQKNTDATYWCFDCIAYLCEECFLFHNSLSCLAEHKVFPKEEIAGKMSLVAKAREVCAKHGLRLTHFCRAENNVCCERCISVDHIDTCSGKHDNVDDVAASVADAAISKLLLSVRTLNDEICTFMNVTDSFESEIDCFFQRKHKLIMETEQIFKRKILEKCDILVAESYKMAYFNLQDIESILPLLQQKRMSLTNALDILSASLNGSEIRFFLEKQKVKTIVLNVQKSIPTLLLENKKDISISFQALAILRNLCSVETFGSIYEVKHVKEFPCVTDKSKALDGLDGLSVLGKTEPSASSDDANETKQENHGKSAKPNINSIGEIAAVGETKDNVVQLLDGTADKDLAEVRRTQNETSHVTRSTAACSSWNNVMLESSTTDTSGKKYKINSFSAQSRLWVSEMDLSSRQRFSEDHPRSFEFGGDTFSLLTTIDIERGNSHITGCSWVSENEILVVDANLKRRYTAFICNVLTKKIIKKIRLKHKPFDVTVTADNECVISFPQEEKILVYDVNDFSEVDDIDVDFHCHGVYGMDNGMIITAGDENIAIFDSDFVLKKDWTVDGENIRYVCAGNINLIFYSELQECNIYRIHGNGDNLFQYHDDDMKGAAGLIMDGNKDIYVCEKGSNYLWVLDKKCNFIQKIDIGEIPTVISLSKEGNKICVIRGGRNSANVADIYTKMTGICT, encoded by the coding sequence ATGTTAACTAACAAAACCTCATCGACGACACCAGTAACAACCCCACAGACAAATGACGAAGAAGATGACGGGGGCAATGATAGTCGAATCACAAATACTGTCCTGAGATGCCcactatgtaaacaaaacctttgcactcCGGTGACATTGAATTGCTTACATTCTTTCTGTAAAGAATGCTTACTTCGCCAGAAAACGCATCTTCAAGACAAAGATGATAATGACAGTGGGAGAAAATTTCTAAAGTGCCCATCATGTCAATATATAACTCCGCTGAAAGATAGTTCAGAAAAAGATATCGAAATTGAACCTGCCGTATCTCTTCTACAAAACAGTATTATATTAACTCTTACAGATATTTCAACGGGAACAAATCTGAATTGTGAGCCCTGCAGAAACCGCCAAAAAAACACTGACGCAACATATTGGTGTTTTGATTGCATTGCTTACCTATGTGAAGAATGCTTTCTTTTCCACAACTCTTTATCATGTCTTGCCGAACACAAGGTTTTCCCCAAAGAAGAAATAGCTGGAAAGATGTCTTTAGTAGCCAAGGCAAGAGAAGTGTGTGCCAAACATGGTTTACGTTTGACCCATTTCTGTAGAGCCGAAAATAATGTATGTTGTGAAAGATGCATTTCTGTTGATCATATCGACACTTGTTCTGGAAAACATGATAATGTTGATGACGTTGCCGCAAGTGTAGCTGATGCAGCCATCTCAAAGCTTCTATTATCCGTAAGGACCTTAAATGATGAAATATGTACATTCATGAATGTCACCGACTCATTTGAGTCCGAAATTGATTGCTTTTTTCAACGGAAGCACAAACTTATCATGGAAACGGAACAAAtcttcaaaagaaaaatattagaaaaatgTGATATTCTGGTCGCAGAATCATACAAAATGGCCTACTTTAATTTGCAAGATATTGAATCGATTTTGCCGTTGCTACAACAGAAGAGAATGTCTTTGACAAATGCTCTTGATATTTTGTCCGCCTCTCTAAACGGATCAGAAATTCgattttttcttgaaaaacaGAAGGTGAAGACCATCGTTCTGAATGTTCAAAAGTCCATCCCAACTCTGCTACTAGAAAACAAGAAAGATATTTCAATATCTTTTCAAGCTTTAGCCATTCTCAGAAACCTTTGTTCAGTTGAAACTTTCGGCTCCATTTATGAAGTCAAACATGTAAAGGAGTTTCCATGTGTCACAGATAAATCCAAGGCCCTGGATGGTTTAGATGGACTGAGTGTATTAGGCAAAACAGAACCTTCCGCTAGCTCAGACGATGCAAATGAAACGAAACAGGAAAACCATGGAAAATCAGCAAAGCCAAACATTAATAGCATCGGTGAAATTGCTGCTGTTGGTGAAACTAAAGACAATGTTGTGCAATTGTTGGATGGCACTGCAGACAAAGATTTAGCAGAAGTCCGTAGAACACAAAATGAAACGTCTCATGTAACTCGCTCTACTGCTGCGTGTAGCAGTTGGAATAATGTGATGTTGGAAAGCTCCACTACAGATACATCCggtaaaaaatataaaattaacaGTTTTTCAGCACAGTCGAGGTTATGGGTGAGCGAAATGGATCTAAGTTCAAGACAACGATTTTCTGAAGACCATCCTAGGTCTTTTGAATTCGGAGGAGACACGTTCTCACTGTTAACGACGATAGATATCGAACGAGGAAACTCCCATATAACTGGATGCAGTTGGGTATCTGAAAATGAAATTCTCGTGGTTGATGCAAACTTGAAACGAAGGTACACGGCCTTCATTTGTAATGTACTAACCAAAAAAATTATCAAGAAGATTCGCTTGAAACACAAACCTTTTGACGTAACTGTTACTGCTGATAATGAATGCGTCATAAGCTTTCCCCAAGAAGAGAAGATACTAGTGTATGATGTAAACGACTTCTCTGAGGTTGATGATATAGATGTTGATTTCCATTGCCATGGGGTCTATGGTATGGATAATGGAATGATCATTACTGCAGGCGATGAAAACATTGCCATTTTTGACAGTGACTTTGTATTAAAGAAAGATTGGACTGTGGATGGAGAAAATATCAGATACGTTTGTGCGGGCAACATTAACCTCATATTTTACAGTGAATTACAAGAATGCAATATCTATCGAATTCATGGGAATGGAGACAATCTATTTCAGTACCATGATGATGATATGAAAGGTGCAGCCGGACTTATCATGGATGGAAATAAAGACATATATGTATGTGAAAAAGGTTCCAATTATTTATGGGTTTTGGataaaaaatgcaatttcattcaaaaaattGATATTGGAGAAATTCCAACAGTGATATCACTTTCAAAGGAAGGAAATAAGATTTGCGTGAT